In Equus quagga isolate Etosha38 unplaced genomic scaffold, UCLA_HA_Equagga_1.0 73442_RagTag, whole genome shotgun sequence, the following proteins share a genomic window:
- the LOC124234231 gene encoding oligodendrocyte transcription factor 2, whose amino-acid sequence MDSDASLVSSRPSSPEPDDLFLPARSKGSGGSGFTGGTVSSSTPSDCPPELSAELRGAMGTAGAHPGDKLGGGGFKSSSSSTSSSTSSAAASSTKKDKKQMTEPELQQLRLKINSRERKRMHDLNIAMDGLREVMPYAHGPSVRKLSKIATLLLARNYILMLTNSLEEMKRLVSEIYGGHHAGFHPSACGGLAHSAPLPAATAHPAAAAHAAHHPAVHHPILPPAAAAAAAAAAAAAVSSASLPGSGLSSVGSIRPPHGLLKSPSAAAAAPLGGGGGGSGGSGGFQHWGGMPCPCSMCQVPPPHHHVSAMGTGSLPRLTSDAK is encoded by the coding sequence ATGGACTCGGACGCCAGCCTGGTGTCCAGCCGTCCGTCGTCGCCAGAGCCCGATGACCTTTTTCTGCCCGCCCGGAGTAAgggcagcggcggcagcggctTTACGGGAGGCACCGTGTCTTCGTCCACGCCGAGCGACTGCCCGCCAGAGCTGAGCGCCGAGCTGCGTGGCGCCATGGGCACGGCGGGCGCGCACCCCGGGGACAAGCTGGGCGGCGGCGGCTTCAAGTCATCCTCGTCCAGCACCTCATCGTCCACGTCGTCGGCGGCCGCGTCGTCCACCAAGAAGGACAAGAAACAGATGACAGAGCCCGAGCTGCAGCAGCTGCGCCTCAAAATCAACAGCCGCGAGCGCAAGCGTATGCACGACCTCAACATCGCCATGGATGGGCTGCGCGAGGTCATGCCCTACGCGCACGGCCCGTCCGTGCGCAAGCTCTCCAAGATCGCCACGCTGCTGCTGGCGCGCAACTACATCCTCATGCTCACCAACTCGCTGGAGGAGATGAAGCGGCTGGTGAGCGAGATCTACGGCGGCCACCACGCCGGCTTCCACCCGTCGGCCTGCGGCGGCCTGGCGCACTCAGCGCCCCTGCCCGCCGCCACGGCGCACCCCGCGGCCGCCGCGCACGCCGCGCACCACCCAGCTGTGCACCATCCCATCCTGCCTCcggccgccgccgctgccgccgctgctgccgccgccgccgcggtgTCCAGCGCCTCCCTGCCCGGCTCCGGGTTGTCGTCGGTCGGCTCCATTCGGCCCCCGCACGGCCTGCTCAAGTCTCCGTCGGCAGCGGCGGCGGCACCGCTGGGGGGCGGAGGCGGCGGCAGCGGGGGCAGCGGCGGCTTCCAGCACTGGGGCGGTATGCCCTGCCCCTGCAGCATGTGTCAGGTGCCACCGCCACACCACCACGTGTCGGCCATGGGCACCGGCAGCCTGCCGCGCCTCACCTCCGACGCTAAGTGA